GTTTGAACAGTCAGACTACACTAAAAGGTGGGGGCAATACCAAAACCAGCCTACAAGGGAAAATAAATAGGACTTATAAAAGGATAATCAGTGCCTACTTTTCGATTTGAGCTTCTCAGCACCATGAATGTCTCACCAAGAGAATCAATTGTTTCAAGCGACACAGAAACATTGCCCTTATTTACTGATATAGAAGCCCTTTTATAACCAACAACTACTGTATACCCCAAGTCCAGCAAACCACCTAAAGTCATCCGTCCAACCTGCTCAATTTAAGATAGAACAAGTAAAATCAACTGAAGTGTGAAGGAATCTATAagtaacaaaataatatatctatagATGCTAACTTCTAAGTTCTAAAACAAAGGCAAAGGATATAATTGTTAAATCGATGAgttatggtaaatttaattatattaatactCTAACATTTCCTCTCGCTTATAGacttaaaaatttgtaaaaggCTCAAGCTCCTACTCAGATACCAACTTAGTTTTTGGAAGAGTTAAAAATGATTGTATTTCTTCTACATACTGAATCAAATACAAGATCTTATATAGAAGAAAAGACCATCTACCtataaggaaaaaatattagtaatataaataataaatacagaCATACTACACAACCAATATCAcaaaagatataataaaaaataaataaataaagaaatgctAAATGGTAAATACTATATGACAAATACATGAAGGGATCTGCCTTTTACAAGCTTCCAAGGTTCAATATTTTCCAACCATACTGTGTGCATCTTAAAAACCATACTATCCTCAAGGTTAAACATCCCACTCCTTGCATAAATGTCATAATCATTTTGAACTCCACCAAAGAGGTCCCCTACAAATTTATCCCTTTCTGTACCAAGACAAATTTGCCTATGTATAACTAATGCAGAAGACTTACAGAGTAGTCAAAACAACATTGTCACGGCCATAAACAATTCAGAGagttattaataattaagcaAAAGGTAGCAGGAGTTTTGCTATCTTCTATTAATCCCTTGGCCATTTGTTAATGACTAGGCAATTTTTTGAAGATAAATCAATTCGTTTCAATCTTGTATTAATGGAACACAAAACACCAACCCAATCTcgacagaaaaaaaaaaaacaaacttatGGCAACTACATCAAAAACCGAGATTCTTTGATGTTAACGCACATTTTAACAGGTTAGTGTGAGAACCCTAAATAAACTAGCAatcaagatttaaatttttttttactcgacttgtaaaagtaaacaaaaaaaggaatcCACCTCGAATCAAAATTGCTAAGCTACCTATTAGTGATGAGTATTCGAAGAATTTATTGCTGATAAGTATTTTGAAGATAATTGCAAACAACATGCACGCAAACACGAGCAAAGAAAGTAGTGAAATGTTATAGCAAACTCTGGTAAGGCAATATTGCTATTTGATATTATTCCAATGATTAATGGATCACTATAAAACAAATCTAGTGCTTCATCTTATGAATAAGATACGTTACCTCAAATTCAGCTTTAGGTCTGATGATAAAATTTTTGTCGACTATCCTCTGATCACCAAGTGATAGATAGTACTTAATACCAGATTGTCGCACTTTAATCCAGTCATTTATGCGCGCTTCTTCACTTGCAGATGGAGGCCTAAGATACATCTCAATAAAACTGGAATCTGAACAAAATTAAGCACTGAAACCAACCCAATATTGACAAGTAGCAACTTGAAATAAATATGTACTGATAGACCTACTTGTCTGTATGCGGTTGATTTCCTTTAAAAAGATGAGCAGAATCTACATCTGGGAACTGTCAGAAAAGACGACAGTTTTAGAGTAAGTGAGCATGCATATGATAACTGTTGCCCACGTTGAGGAACTTAAAATCATGGCAAGGTCATAACGGTTTGTTTGAATAaggaataagaagaagaaaaaaaaacttactaCGGGATATTAGAAAGTACGAAGAATTTATTaagattctatttttttataagaaaccaaacaatttcagaattaaaaggaaaaaaagtattttccAAACTATTGGAAATTCTGCTGTTCTTCTCAAGCCATAGattccaaaaaaaagaatttataagaaacaaacGAACATATAATGCTCGAAAGATATACAGAAGGTTTAGGGTTACAGAATGGGAGATGAGAAATCCCCACTAAGCCAAAGGGTTACAGAATGGGCTCCTGATTGACCACAACATGGACAAGATCATAATTACAAGAAGAATTAGAGAGAAAACATCAGATGGAGACAAAGCGTAAATAGGTTTGTGTTCCTCTTCCAAAGGCCTATCTCACCCCCTTTTTCTTATTAGTCAGATAGGTTTCCCTTTTCTCCTAGGAAAAAATTTTGTTCCCTCAGCTAtgacaaaaaagaaactagGGTCAGGCACCACCATAGCATCAACTCACCcgtttatttataaaataggGAGCAATCATGGTACGATAGAGACAAGTAAGATTTTGACTAACTTCTGTTAAACCAAGATATTTTTGACCTTTGTTTTCATTAACTTTCTTCCTGGGACAATCAGTTTAGCCATTCCTATTGGAGAGGTGAAGGAGCCGAAGCCACTTTCCTGAGGAACACGCTTTTTCGAAAGCGATGGTATGATTGCCGAAACTCGAATTCGCAAGGAATTCTATCCCATTGGCTTTGAGGCTACAAGATTTCTCTTCGAAGGCCCTCTGGTTTAAAGTGAAGCCAAAGTATCTTCCTTGacatgtattaaaaaaatttcaaagtatCAAGCTAATCTTGCATGACGACAAAATCAGAGCATTTGTTTTTTGACAAAACTactctaaaacaaatttataccatgggaaaacgaaacatgaAAACATCCTTTGCATAAGATTAGGGGGCAAAACAGTAGAATAATCAATCCCATCTTTGCTATACAAAAATAGGTTTTGTTAGCATAAACCAAAAGGATTAGTACAGACCTCACTTCTACATTTCAGCTTGTATATTGCTTCCCTAAATGATGAGACAAAGCTGTTGTTAATTCTTATCTGCAATATTAAAACACAAATATAATTGTAAAGCTGATGTTTCAGATACAATAACAGAGATAAGTCGATATACCAACCTGGGCATGATGGAGGTCTGGCTCTATGTGCTTTCTAAACAAAGGAAATATGCTATCAATAAGGTAATCCAATGAACAGGAATCTCCAATATCATGCCGAACTTTGAAGAGAAGGTTAAAATGAACTCCGCCAACCTAATTTgccaaaaataaatcaataaactGCTACTTCAACATCTTATTACTAAAAGAAACATCAAAAGGGCTACAGTCTTCCCTAGAGCACATTAGTGAATcttatatcataattttatctttGATATGAAAACATCCATGTGACCAGTAGATTGGAAACTTCTCAAAAAAAGTTGCATACAAAAATTCACATTCACCCCATACATTAGAAATGAAGAATAGAATAAGAAGTTACCACTGCAACCCGAATATCTAGCAAAGAACGTAATTTTGCATGTAATGCGTAGGTTCCATCGATGATTACCTATACAAAAAATGCAGAGAAATCAATCCAAAATAATCAATACATCACACAAGCTAAAGTAATCACCACTTACCACCCCAGACGAAGCACTCTTTATTACTTTTGAACTGACCCGTTTCTTCAGATGAAAGTCAAAAACTGGGATCATGGTGTCTTTTCCATTTGTCAAATCCTGCGAACAGAATTGTAGAGCCCATTCATAAATATTGACTGGAAAAGTAGGGACATTGTAAAACATTAAGTTTCTGGaaactaatattaaaaacttaatAGAGCCAAGTTGGGCagacatataaaaaaaaataataataataaagaaaaaaaaacctcaagATTCTGCACTAGAAGATCAAAGTCTATAGAATCCAAATCATTCCCCTCGTCAACTCCATCACGATAATTTTCCATCGATATAACATTACAGCCAATTACAGATGCCACTTTCTCTGCTAAGCTTCAACAAAACCACATAGCATGACATATCAGAGCAATTGAAAGATGGTAAGTAAACCCTAACCAATGTTTTCTCACCAGGGTGAAAAAGAAGGGGGGAAAAAATGTTATACCTGGTTTTACCAGAACCGCTTGGACCACCAATTCCAACTGTTACAAgtccatctttcttctctctaagtTCTTGGATGGATTTTACTAATAGATAATATCCATGATCGAAAGACTGCATATGTCAATTCAGAAATGATTAACCTCATTCACAAGGTTTCAGAGTGTATCATTAGATACATATTAGTGGACTCACAGAATTAGCAGAACTATCCTTTCCCAATAATGTATGACAGCGAGATACAAACAGACATAGTTGAGGATAAATACAAAGAACCAGCCTGAGCATACTCAACTAAAATGTCAAAGGTTAAAAAATTCCTCCCCAAGTGAACGAGAAAGTCGAAGTTACCAGTTTACAATGTGCTTTGCATGACGAAAATTATGAAGAATAACCAGCATCAATTCAGCACAGCACTAANaaaaaaaaaaaaaaaaaaaaaaaaaaaaaaaaaaaaaaaaaaaaaaaaaaaaaaaaaaaaaaaaaaaaaaagtggaattTAGAGATTACCAAGAACACCCCAtacaaaaatagaatcaaagaaaaaatccCAGTCCAATTCGCTCGAATCAGTAACAAAACAGTCATACAAGTCAACAAAAACCAGAATTCAGGCGATTAATCAAACGCACCACATGTAGCGGCAGTGATTGAAggatggaggaggaagaggtgGAAGTGGAGGGCTGTTTTTGGTAGAAATCTCTGCCTTCTTGGAGAACCCGCTGGACCACCTCGTCATCCATTTTCGATCGGCGGAGAAAAAAGATGTCCCAATTCCCAAAAACGTCAGCAAGTACTTATACGAGGGGCTTGCGTGTTGAAGAAGCCAATCAAATTGAAGAACAGAAACGAATTCGAGAGACGAGAAAATGGACACGGAAAATcgtaaagaagaaaaagggattGGTGCCGGACATGATGTTCAAGCTTTACGCCTTTCAATTCTGCCTCCGAATCTTTTCGCGGAGTACGCCTTCCGCTCTGGTTTTTGCTTCCTACATTATTATgtatatgataaaaaaaaatttgtaaatggTAAAGCAAACACAACTTATCTCACTTGATTTCCCATCATCGTTTCAAGTAAATTTTGTTAGCTTAAGCTTTTCGATCCAAAGAaattccattccaaatttAGATGAGTATTTCAATaccctaaaaaaatttagaaactttAGGCTTAAagttttccattaaaaaaaacattttcacATGGGTTCAAATAAATCATTATACTCGAAGGAAAATAGTTGTTATATACAActttttcatttgtattttACTCATGATTCATGATTTTACAGTACAACTTCTCTGTTCACTTCTTTGATTTCAACCTTGCTTTAGAATTGTCTCCGTCCATCTCCATTGCTCGCACCACCTTCAATTGAACAACGGTGGGTGAGATTGTTGGATTTAGCTTTTAATCCATGGTCGATTCCACTTCCTCATCCTCAGATTGTTCTTGATTGCAGCATCATCTGATCGTGGTCGTAGCTTCGTGGAGGTAGTCACAATAAATTAGTTGGTGTATAGTGTCACTAATTTATTCCAAACCCCCGCCACCTAAGATTATGCCAACCACAagttgaataaagaaaaatataagcaAAAGACCCCGCAACCAATTAAATATGACTAATAGCAGTTATTGTTTCCAAAGAATccaagtttttttaaattattcccaagtatttataatttttttttattaggattaataaatttataaatagttGCTCAAAATATATGCATGGGTCATACTTTCCAAATAAActtgagaaaattaaataatcattCACTAAAAATAGTGTCCCGGGTGAtcaataaactttaaaataaagccaatatttattttttctttaatttggtTCTTAATACTTTGTTACACATTTACATATTGCTTTTTtgcagttttttttaaataataatttttctttagccattaataattttttatataaaaataaaatggattcAACATTTTTGTATGGAGAGAGCTTAAAGGTTATTGATATGCatacatttaatatatatatatatatatatatatatattaaagtttcAAATCTGCATACTTTATTTATACTTTATTTGTCgtaataaaaagttataattatttgaaaattgttttaaagaaCAAATTCTTAAATTACCATTTCCAGGGTTGATTGGATTTTTTTGAGAGAGCctaattttattatctttttcaaaACAAGTATCTTTCCTCGTTCTCTAATTCacacttaaattttttttttcttttgtaataaaGTGGTTAGGGAGACGTACAAGCATAAAAAATTCTCTGTAATGAAATGTATGAAAGTATTATGTACATCATGACCatgttatataatttaaaaagcgggatctcatgcatgttACATGAGTATGTTATTTACGAATATGTACCCTTTGATATGACATGCGCTCCTTACGTAtattttgatatgatatgcgctcctttctttttgttagtTTTCAACCGCGTGTGTATCCACTAGCCTATAATTAAACCTAGAGGTCTGTATGAGTCCGCCTAATAAATACATAGAGATGTAACGTTCCTGTTTTCCATTCAGAAGGAATAACAAACAACAGGTCTGAAACCTCCACCGGGTACATATTGTTCTGTAATGTTCtaaagaaacattttttttttaaaaaaaaaaaaaaaaaaaaagaaagttattCGAAAAAGCAgctacttttttgttttaattggaAGCAATCGTGCAGGATACCTGAAGAGCAAGAAAGAAGAGTTGAGGAGTGGGCGTATAAATAGGGGAAGGCATGGGGCATAGTTGTTTGTGGGTTTGTTTGAGTAAGGCAATCAAGCTATACATAGGATAGTCCTGAAACCATGCCTCTTGTTGAAGAGCTTTCGAGGGAAGTAGAAATAAAGGCAGCTGCAACTGAATTCTACAACATCTTCAGACACCATTCTTTCAATCTCCCAAATATTTCTCAGTCCATCCAGAAAGTTGAAGTTCGTGATTCCATCACGTTCTAGTATTACACAGTCGGTATGcctacatacatacatacatacacactcacttttcttttcacttctTTTATACCATATTCTAAACCATTCATCTCCTCTTGTTTTGCTATGTGGTTGGCTAAGATGGTAAAGCTGAAATTTACAAAGAACGAGAGGAATTCGACGATAACGACCTACTCATATCCATGATTGGAGTGGGAGGAGATATGTTCAAGTATTACAAGGCCTTTGAGGTTATTTTTCAAGTTGTACCAAAGGGACCTAAACTTAGCTTGGTAGTTTTGCGCATGAAATATGAGAAACTTGACCATAACTCTCCCAATCCAGACAAGTACGTTGGATTTTTGAACAACTTGATCAAGGACATTGAATCCCACcttaaagataaataaacCTCTATATGTCTCTATTCGAGCTTCATCTCATTCATATTATAATATGATTGAGTATGTTGTGTCTTAGTTGTGTTTTTGCTCCCAATCTACATATCTTCTAGACTTGATGTGTATGTTTGTACTTATTACCTATGGTTCTCTATGTTTGTGAGGATTTTCTATAAACTAAATAAGTATCCTCATGCAGACTAGATTCTCGTGTATTCTCTCagttatataataaaatgttatcTTTTGGTATGCTACCGCGACATCTTGCTTATCAAAGAACTCAAATCACGATCCGTTATTACTAACGTAtactaattttaagaaaaataaatgtaaacaaaaagaatatatatacatatatatttatagtaGTATAGAAAATAAAGGAGAACAACCAATATTACATATATTCACATAAATATgttagaacaaaataaataggCATATGGTTGTCAATATTTGATTGATGACTATCTTAAATATTACGTATCTTTGGGTTATGCTTATGGCCTACAAGAGATGTGCATTACTGGGTGGGGTCAAGTGATCGAATTCATCTCAGTCGAGGGAGTTAACACTGCATCCGTACacaaaatatgtaaatatgtAAATATGTGAAAGGCATAGAGAGTTCTCTTGCAAGaggaattaaaatttcatggtgTCGAAGTTATAAGTTCAAAGAACCATTTAAAACTTTGTTTCCTTTTGCCATGCTTGAATTAACGATGGGCAAGACTGAGAATAATCTGGCAATCCAGCTCCTTCTTGAAAAAATTCCAGCAATTTCAAGAGTGGAATTGAAAACATAAACAAGAACCATAACGAGAAGAAGAGTTGTTAAAACGTTGGAAAGAGATTGTGGAGAGTTcgattctcttttcttcttgatAATGATCATGGATCAGTTTTCAAGGAAATTTGTCAAACTTCTTGAAGATGGTTTATCATCTATTTACTCAGATTATTCTTACAAATTATTGTGGATCCAAAAAtcgagaagaaagaagaacccTACCAAATTGAGAATTTTTGTCCAAAGATAGCATCTTCACtggaaattaataaattattcttatcatcatcaacaatGAAGAGATAGCAGAAGTTAacaataattacaaaactttAGGTCTTTTGAAAAATAGCTCAACAAATCTTTAGATTCGATTAACAGAAAAAGGAATACAGTAAGTTACACAATAAACAATGGTgttaatattaatgataaatcAAAAGTGTCCATATGCTTTATTCGGATCCTGTAAGCAAAAGAAATAGCTCATCATCGGTAATTGATCCCATTTCCATTGCTCTTTCTAACGCACTTAATCCTCCACCATCTTTGATTGATTGTCGAGCACCTCTGTTCATAAAGTTATAAGAAGCAGGGACACAGATAATAAGATTGCATAAGAACACCACTATCAAtgtcatttaaaataatatacacTTCTAGCTTGATCAAGCCACtctaacaaataattttcacATTGGTCCccagtattttttaaaatttgatttgttcATTAAGATTTGTGTCAAATTGTTCCGTCGTCAGCAAACGTTATAAAGTTCCACCATTGACATCAGAAAACCTTCCAGCTACATGTCAATTGccttttgttaaaaaaatgttgtaaaTCTATTTTTACGTTAGGATGAAAAGAATGGAATTAAAAGCTTATAATGTAACTTTGGGACCAGATGAAGAGTTCTTCCTCAATGTTTATGAGAAATTGCGAACTACATCTCTTACTTGAGTAATGCAGAGAAAAGTTAGAATGAGCAAATCAAGTGTTTACGCCTCTAGACTCCATTACTTCTTGCCAGTAAAAGATTGCTACATTGTTAAagtaaaagattaaattatcaCAGCCCATTAGATTAAGTTTTTGTGGAGTGCTGATTTAACGTAGTATCATAGTAGGAGGTTCTATGTTCACACATTTGTAATGTCATTTTCTCCCAATTAATACCAATCACCAGTTGTTGGATTTTGTACTAATATCCAAACCGTGTAAAGGAGAGTTGGAAGTATTGATATAAGACTCTACCTTAACCTATTAGCTTAGGCTTTTGGATTGGGGATACTTGACACctatattttctaataatCAACAAAAGGGTAGTTCTCTAAGTAGCAACAGCCACCCTCACCCAACAACAAAACACCACAAAAATAAACAGCTCCAAcataaagaaaggaaaaaaaaaaaaaaaaaaagaaagagaacagATTGTACCTTCTCAGTAGCAACTTAGCCAGCGTGTTGTTTTTCTGGGAGATGCATTGGTGTAGAGGCGTCCTTCCATGAGAGTCGCGTACATTTATATCAGCACCAAATTGCAATAACAATTCAAGCATCACTTGGTTGTCATTTTGACAAGCGAGATGCAATAATGAGCAACCTTGAAGACTGCTCCTTGACTCATTAGAATCCATATCTCTCCCGCACGATGATGGATTATGTGATTCTCGATTGCCTCCCGAGGGTTCCTCATCCAAATTCGGGCTTGAACTGACACTGACCGCATGATCATAAGTTTTGTTGACAATTGACACTGCCGAAACTGCAATGAGGCGGTAGACTTCTCGCAAGTCATTTGTTTGGACAGCTTCCCAGATACTTTTTGCATAAGAATTGTTGCCGGATGCTTCGGTATCCTTGACCAAAAGCAGTTTCTCTACATACTATTCAAGAAACAGAAGCTACAAATAATAAACTTATATGACAAAACTTGTGAAAAGGTACTGTGAGCTTCATATGagagaaatatgaaaatacaaaCATATCCCAAGAGAAAGTCATCAATGcagtgaaaacaaaaatatttaaatgatcTTCTAGAATAGTGACCAATAACAATAATGTGtagatattataataataatgtggAAGGATACTACCTTACTCTCTGATTGTATTGAAAAACAGAAGTGCGATTACAAGATATATACAAGACAGCCCAGACAATTCTCGAGGCCTATCCGTCAACAAACACAGTACTAATATCCGTGCNaatatatatatatatatatatatatatattaaagtttcAAATCTGCATACTTTATTTATACTTTATTTGTCgtaataaaaagttataattatttgaaaattgttttaaagaaCAAATTCTTAAATTACCATTTCCAGGGTTGATTGGATTTTTTTGAGAGAGCctaattttattatctttttcaaaACAAGTATCTTTCCTCGTTCTCTAATTCacacttaaattttttttttcttttgtaataaaGTGGTTAGGGAGACGTACAAGCATAAAAAATTCTCTGTAATGAAATGTATGAAAGTATTATGTACATCATGACCatgttatataatttaaaaagcgggatctcatgcatgttACATGAGTATGTTATTTACGAATATGTACCCTTTGATATGACATGCGCTCCTTACGTAtattttgatatgatatgcgctcctttctttttgttagtTTTCAACCGCGTGTGTATCCACTAGCCTATAATTAAACCTAGAGGTCTGTATGAGTCCGCCTAATAAATACATAGAGATGTAACGTTCCTGTTTTCCATTCAGAAGGAATAACAAACAACAGGTCTGAAACCTCCACCGGGTACATATTGTTCTGTAATGTTCTaaagaaacattctttttttaaaaaaaaaaaaaaaaaaaaagaaagttattCGAAAAAGCAgctacttttttgttttaattggaAGCAATCGTGCAGGATACCTGAAGAGCAAGAAAGAAGAGTTGAGGAGTGGGCGTATAAATAGGGGAAGGCATGGGGCATAGTTGTTTGTGGGTTTGTTTGAGTAAGGCAATCAAGCTATACATAGGATAGTCCTGAAACCATGCCTCTTGTTGAAGAGCTTTCGAGGGAAGTAGAAATAAAGGCAGCTGCAACTGAATTCTACAACATCTTCAGACACCATTCTTTCAATCTCCCAAATATTTCTCAGTCCATCCAGAAAGTTGAAGTTCGTGATTCCATCACGTTCTAGTATTACACAGTCGGTATGcctacatacatacatacatacacactcacttttcttttcacttctTTTATACCATATTCTAAACCATTCATCTCCTCTTGTTTTGCTATGTGGTTGGCTAAGATGGTAAAGCTGAAATTTACAAAGAACGAGAGGAATTCGACGAT
This genomic window from Cucurbita pepo subsp. pepo cultivar mu-cu-16 chromosome LG01, ASM280686v2, whole genome shotgun sequence contains:
- the LOC111790658 gene encoding ADP-ribosylation factor GTPase-activating protein AGD2-like, with the translated sequence MDSNESRSSLQGCSLLHLACQNDNQVMLELLLQFGADINVRDSHGRTPLHQCISQKNNTLAKLLLRRGARQSIKDGGGLSALERAMEMGSITDDELFLLLTGSE